The Myxococcales bacterium nucleotide sequence GATGACTTCAGTCACGTCCGGAATCCGGATGCGCTACGCTTGTGATTGGCTGGGGAGATGTTTCCTTGCACGCGTAACAGTGCTCGCTGCCAGGGAATGTGCCGTGACGCACCTCGTCGGCGAAGCGAGCGGTCGCTTCGATGCCGTCCGCATAAAACGATGCGTAGGGTTTGACGAAGCGGGGCACAGGCCCCGAGCTTAGTCCCAATAAGTCGTAGCCCACCAACACCTGACCGTTACAATCCGGTCCTGCACCGATGCCTATGGTGGGAATACTAAGCGCAGCGGTGATTTTTTTTGAAAGCTGAGAAGGCAGGCTTTCGAGTACCACAGCGTACGCGCCTGCCTCTTGCACCGCCCGGGCATCTGCCAGAAGCGCATCATGGCCTTCCGGGCCCGTACCCTGGACGCGAAATCCACCGAGCGCGTGAACACTTTGCGGGGTAAGTCCGATATGCCCCATGACCGGAATACCCATGCGAGTAAGCCCAGAAATCACCTCGACTGATCGCTGCCCCCCTTCGACCTTGACGGCGTGCATGCCGCCTTCGGCGAGCAACCGTCCGGCATTGTAGAGTGCGTCGGTTAGCGAAACTTGGTAACTCATGAAGGGCATGTCGGCGACCAGATGGCATCGCTGAGCGCCCCGTGTCACTGCCCGGCAATGATACAACATGTCATTCATGGTCACAGGCAGCGTCGTTGAGTGTCCTTGAATCACCATACCCAAGGAGTCGCCCACCAAAATAATGTCGACGCCGGCTTCGTCAAATAGCGCTGCAAACATTGCGTCGTAGGCCGTGACCATAACAATGCGCTCGCCGCGCTGTCTTTTCGCTAAAATCAAAGGGGCAGTAAGGCGAGCTCTTGCTCGAACCGGAGCTTGGGACATGATCGATACTGATCGCGGCCGAATCCATTTTCGGTCCACGTCAGCCTCAGCGTAACACCTAGAAGGGCGCAAATCCACCGGCGTCCGGCGAGAGCTAGCCTCCGGCCTTTTCTTTTTTGTCCAAGCGTTGCCGGGCTGCAGACTTGATCGCCGCAGGGACGTTCCGGCTACGAGCCAAGTCTTTGAGATCGCTATCGCGCATGTGGGATATAAAGCGCAATGAAATGCCGATAGGAGTCTTCGGGTTGAAAACCAAGCCTCGCTTGACTTCATGATTGCGTAACCAATCACGCTTGTTTCCAATGTATCTGAGAATGTCCTCCCCCACCTCTTTGCTGCGCGCAAACGCAGCGGCTTCTGTTTCAGTGGTGCCTGGTGAACTCACAGCGGCATGGGAGACTTGCTTGTTTTTATCACGAATGAGCAGCGCCCGCGCAGCTGCGCTGCCCACCAGTGCAAGGCGCATTTTTTGCGCGCCGCTCAGCTCGGAAATCAATATG carries:
- the panB gene encoding 3-methyl-2-oxobutanoate hydroxymethyltransferase, translating into MSQAPVRARARLTAPLILAKRQRGERIVMVTAYDAMFAALFDEAGVDIILVGDSLGMVIQGHSTTLPVTMNDMLYHCRAVTRGAQRCHLVADMPFMSYQVSLTDALYNAGRLLAEGGMHAVKVEGGQRSVEVISGLTRMGIPVMGHIGLTPQSVHALGGFRVQGTGPEGHDALLADARAVQEAGAYAVVLESLPSQLSKKITAALSIPTIGIGAGPDCNGQVLVGYDLLGLSSGPVPRFVKPYASFYADGIEATARFADEVRHGTFPGSEHCYACKETSPQPITSVAHPDSGRD